DNA sequence from the Tachysurus fulvidraco isolate hzauxx_2018 chromosome 1, HZAU_PFXX_2.0, whole genome shotgun sequence genome:
TGGGAACAAGTGGAGAAATCTCTAGGGGTTCTCTTTTAAACATAGGTTTAGACAGTGTGTAACTAGTAAGCAACGGACTAGTAGAATGAATAACAAGGTAGTTTCGAACAATTAGTAACAATAATCACATTTGTGCATGCCGGAATTTCAGGTTGTGAAATTGAATAAGAATTTataaaagagggggaaaaaagtttcccctcttttattaaaaaaaaaagttttgattCAGCATTAAGCTGACAAACCACAGCAGCCCCCCCGGTATCATCAATCCTTTTTTATGTAACAACAAGAAAGAACATTTCCAGATTATCCAAAAGAACAACAACCACATCATAAAAACACTGGGGTCCAAGGTGCATTAGTGGCCTCCAGAGTTGATGGTTTGTTCGCtgcctctgctgtgtgtgtttgcatgtttctCCCCTTCCTTCaggggttttctctgggtaATCCATTTTGCTCCCCCAGTCCAGAGTAATGCgctgtaggctgactggcatctctaaattatgAATGTCCTGTGAGGTTGTGGCCTGCAATGCATTCATGGTGTCCACTGCCTTGTGCAATTGAATAGACCCCAGGTGCAACACTGTGTATGATAAGCGGTATGAAAAAGGGACAGCTGTATATCGTTtatggcatttgacagacaTGCTTAATCAGACCAACGTTTTTTTTGTACAACTCAGGGctttgctcagaggcccagcagtggcagctcaaTGGACCCAtgattcaagctcacaacccTCTGATTAGCAACTACTATGCAACCACATCCCCGCGATAGCAACATCAAACAAGGCAAATGGGATTTCATGGATTTTAGAtcaatttgattattttatcattttgtttgtatgtaagTATTGGTCTATTTCTACAGGAtggatatatatttaaacatgacCTATTTGAGAACTAAAGGAATAAAATCCTTGTGATAATACAGTTCACATTAGGTGAAATTTGAAATGTGTTAGTTTAAGTATAACTCACCGCATTCAAACTCAGTGAAATTTCCCATGATGTTTTATCTGCCAAAAGTCTAACCTCTTTTAACCATGAAGAAGAGCTGGCTATAGGACAGGGTATTTGCACAAAATGTTCATGGTTACATAATTAAaactttttcaaataaaaatgaagaaaatactGTAAAGATGAATCACAGCAGGCTTTTATagttttactttgtttattgtGATCTCATTTGCTGGAGAGGAATAAGATCCTCCTGTTCTGCTTAGTCACATCCTGTAGTACACCAGTTTTATACCTCTGGCTCATACCTCCTAGTCATCATAACAGCTGTCAATGTctccaattaaaaaaagttttttttttctgtcatcacTGGTCATCTTTGAGGTATTCATATTATATGCAGTTGCTAATATATACTTTTCCCTCTCAGAATACAAAGTTTCTCCTCTTTCTGTTACTTGCTGGGAAGAACTGTGTGCTGAAGTAGCTCAAATATCTCAGTGTTATCATCACACACAGGTGGAATGTACCCTGTGGGTAAAAAAGGCCCTCTTCTTCATTGTTACTGTAAGATATGTTATTTCTCGCCTTTCTAGAGACTACAAACAGAATGTGGGAATTTTATTTTGCGTGCTTGAGCATTTAGTGACTTACATGGCATATCTATAAACAATGCATATCatttgtactgtacatgcagaCTTTATCTTGACTTGAGTTGATATACAAGATGACTAACAAGATATATGTTAAAATAATCcattgtatttatattaactTGGTCTTTAGCTGATGTTTAGAATGTTTTATGATGTATTAGGACCTTGTTAAATGGCAGTATTTCTGAATGCACCATAAATTACAGCTGGTTATTGTTTAAACAAAGGGCAAGGTTGACCCCCAGGAGAGAAAGCTTACATAATGGTGTTGGAAGGAAAGATCAGTGGGACCAAATACTTGGGCTACAGACATGCAGatacacagatatttaaaatatttcagataCTGATTATTCTAATAGCAACAATTTAAATTGGTTTTACagctattaaataaaatacaatattatatagAACTTGAGTGATCTCTAGTCCAGGTTTACAAGAAgcagctttttcttttctttaattacTTGCTATATgaccacagaaaaaaatatgtactGTAGATTAGAATGGCATATTTTTTGTCAGAAAAATCAAGTGCCTTAGGATCAGGTGggagacaaaacataaaaaaaacatatagaaaGATATAACAAAACCCCTGTTTTTGGCAAGAGTGCCCCCTTGATTTCTAATTTCGAactgatttatttacagtttctACTAGAACCAATGTGACATTAAAAATTGTATACACATCTGCTAAATAGTATGCCAAAATATTAGGCCTACCCAAGCTGCATTAAGTAAAAGAAACACACTGAGAAATGGCACCAGCAACAGtatttagcacgtttgcctcacacctccagggtcggggttcgattcccacctccgccttgtgtgtgtggagtttgcatgttctccccgtgcctcgggggtttcctctgggtactctggcatctctggaaaattgaccgtagtttgtgagtgaatgggagtgtgtgtgtgccctgtgatgggtattcactccgtccagggtgtatcctgccttgatgcccgatgacgcctgaaataggcacaggctccctgtgacccgagaagttcggataagcggtagaaaatgaatgaatgcaatgatactgtatatgcaaGTGGGTTAAAATTGGtcatttaattaattgatttatttttcaggtAATGAAGGATTTAAGATTAATGATAACTTCTCTATAGCCAAAGATTTTGAATCATAGATCATAGGCATTCATAAAGCAGGTCAGATTTGCGCATGTCCAGTGCTCGCGCAGTTGAaggaacaaagtgagttaattCAATATAATGCTGTGGATTTTACAGACACTTCCAGAATAATTGGCACCCTTGGTAATGAATGGGTGAAAAAAGCTTAGGGAAAATGTCTTGGCAGCTAATTAGTCtcacaattaaattttttagaAAAATCTAACCTTTCCTTGTAGTATTATGTATATCTACATAAATCTATAATGATATTGTTTTGAATGAAATTTCAGCATTTTTCATCATTgtctaataaaacataaaaggcTAAATATTGTATGAAGACATCGTGTGTGGGTTGGATTACTATTCTGAATAGCATTGTGGTTGGGATGTATTGTTTGTATGCTCCAGTACTTGCATGTATTCTCATAAGTTGTgatgtttttgttgctttttatgTTTGGGTTGTAAAATAAGAGGGATAATGTGTCATAACCCATTTTTTCATAATAATGATCGTTATGATATAACATTTTTGAACGAAAGATAAAATTAATTTGCTCCTTATAATTTCAACAACCTCAGTTATTACATAATTGAAAACTACTTTTGGTTATTGTTACAGGATAATGGTTGTACTGATGATCGTTATGCAGGAGTGTAATTTAAATGCCCTCAGGCTTCCAATAGGTGTGCATTAAGTAGAGGCTTTCTGTTGTTTCCCCCTATGTACGAGATAGCATGTTAAAATGAGACGTAATCGCATTGTATGCTGCAAGCTGCAGTGGATTGATAGAATAAAAATGGAGTACTCATTCAATAAGACTTGTATTATCTATTTATGTAGAAAAGACGGGCATGAATAGAAACATACACCCAAATATCGCACTGAAGCAATTTATTTGAAGAATATTCTGCCAGTAGTTTCATCAAAGTTGGTATTTTCCACAAAACATGGTCTTAGAAGATATAATTCCAAAAAAGTGTCAGTCCTTTGTCTGTCCTAAGGCATTTTCTATTGCATTTATTGAGAATATTCTCattgtacattatatacaaatgGCATGTTATGTACATCCTCCAAAAGATACAAAATTTCATACATTATCTTATGTACATTTAAAGAATACACATTCTGTACAACAGACATTCATAACCGACctcatctctcacacacaagtgACACACAACGTCTCTCCTCCCTTGTCTCTTTTTCCTTGTCCACACTTGTTATCTGACTCAGGTGCATTTAGTTTTAAGGAGTTGTAGCACTCGACGACTGTGACTGGCTCTCCATGGCTTCACTAAACTCTTCATGTTGACTAGAAGTTGACCTTTCTTCACATCATGGTGCCCAGCAACTAGATATTCCTTCCCTAGTGGAAGACAGACATTAGAGCATTCTACAATTCTTATTTCACTACATGAGTCAATCAGATTATAACAATTTTCAGTTGTAGTgttttgtgcacgtgtgtgcatgtgtctgtgtagtTACACTCACCTGGGTACAGTACAGGGCAGGTACAACCACGAATGGTCCAGGATTCTGGATAGAGAGTGACAGTACCTTGCATGTACCTGAGGGTGGAGCTGCTCCACAGCACCTTCAGAACTTTAACATCCACCTCAGCATGAGAGCCTTTATCATGTGCTGCCAACACTCTTACCTTTAaagctacacacatacacacacatatacacacacactcaatatgCTTGTGTGAAAATATGAGAACCTCACTTATATAAAAGCCTCGCAATATGATGTAATCGGCTACATAGGAATATCCTTAggcctacacatacacatgttaattagatgtgtgtgtttatgtatgtgtgtctgaaaATGCTGATACTTACCATAGGAATATTTCATAATGCAGAAGATTTTCTTGTTCCTAAGAGACTGTTGCTTACAGTCACATTTCTCTgcacagaaaaaacaacaccCTTTATAATATTGCCTGTCAGTTTATATCTGTTGTCAAggcaatataaaaacacacatgacATTCAagtgacacatacagtatcttaTCCAAGCCAACAGATAGAATTCTAGGGCCACAGGCTAGCATTGTTAACAGACATATACCTTGGAAGTTCATGGCAGAAAAAAGTTCCTCCAGTCGAAATAAGGTGTTGTTGTGAACATGATCTGACCTgtgcatgtacatgtacacacacacacacacacacacacacacattaggttATACAACACTTTTAGTATTCTATGGATTTCCATTCACAAATACACTCAAGTGCACCGACTAACCCAGTCATGCAGTCTCCAGTGTATGGATCACAGTCACCTGCACAGTGGCAAGGTCTGCAGCCATACTCACTGAAACCCCAGTATCCCAGCATGCACTTGTCACACAGCGGACTGGCCACACCAGGCTTGCAGGTACAGTCCCCATTAGCAGGGTTACAACTCTCGGTTCCAACATGATCGCACAAACAAGCTGTGGTTGCACAGacaagagaaaaatatattaacacacatgccctttcacataaacataaatcataATTATACTTTATTTGTAAGGACATACGTTAAACAATGGCTACAAGAGTGCAGTCTCAATATTATAGGTAGTCCAATAAAAGGTtcaatacagtatacagtatacagtatataaaagaaTTTCCAGCAAATTATTAATCCAATTTACGATGCTGGAGAGTGAACAGTTTACAATCCGACTCCATGCACCGGTTTCATTGACATAGTATGGAATTTGAACCCCATtgccttgatacccgatgacgcctgagatactgtaggcacaggctccccgtgacccgtgaatagttcggataagcggtagaaaatgaatgaatgaatgttcttgACACTGTGATCTAATAGgaatatgtaaagaaaacagatcAAGAGCAGATCAAGTACATATTCTTAAGGAgcatcctttatttatttcattaaggaTTAAATCTACAAACTCAACAGCACTTACAAAATGACAGCACAGCTCAGTTAATACAGTTTTCAATACAATAAATTATTCTAAAaactaaaatcattttaaaatgtaaatattcagtCAGCctttcaaaaaaattaaaactagTCCAATATGAAAATGAATTCTTTTAGGTGGGTAAAAACTGAATTGATATTTAACCTATTTAGAAAGTATTTGCTATTTTCTTAAGGAGTTTAATCTTAATTGACTGTTAATCGATTTTGctatttttccccctttaaaCAGATATCATACTGCATTTCATACCCTGGTGAATGAAGAATTGTCTTTGTTACCCAAAGATTTAAGTGTGTCTACTAAATAATTGAATGTTTATATCATATATCGTTTGTAGACATGGAGTTATTACAGATACTATTTTTCTTTCAGCATGATCATTCTTTCAGAAATCTATGAGAAATGACAATTACAAGCAAAAAGATTCTGAGCCCAAACattacaaaagaaataggggaagaatgaaataaaaaaggtctaagaaatgtaaaaagagGCTCATACTCATAACAGGAAGTCTGGATCCATATGTGTGTGGAAGAGGCTGCCACATGAACACACCCAAAAAGAAATGATACTGATGTCTTGGCTAGGAGGTATCGCAACAttggtgtgtcagtgtatgtgatGATTAATCTgtctgctgcacacacacacattaacagctAAAACCCCACCATGTTCTTGTTATTCTGCATGTCTCAGCTCGTTAGAAGAGCCATCAGCATTCCGAGCTGGAATAGCGCTCTATGCCAAACAGCCCCCCTGGTGTTTGCGTGTATGTCTGTGCGCGCAGGCACATGTGTGAATTAATGTATTTTCAAAAGTACAGAGTTCCTGAACTCTGACATGATCCTGGCTGAgcttcataaataaatatttgaacacAAAATGTACCCACATACAGAGTCAGcatagcatgaaaaaaaaagaaaaaggacatAATGtgtagaggagaaaaaaaaaatcagatttccCTGAAATCATTTAACTTGCTTCACTACGTCTGAGCTCAACACCCTCCAgcatcacatactgtatttattaaCCAAAAGAACCTTTTCTGTAATGTTCTCCACACCTTGACAGCCACTGTGTctataaaatcacatttaagtCAACAACTTAggaaagtgtgtttgtggtgaggtgaggtgaggtgaggtgatgtTTTACCTGTACAGGAGTTGACAGCGGTCAGTTGTCTCTCTGGATGTCTGTAAAAGCCTAACAGGCACTGCTGACAGTGTCGACCTGTTGTGTTGTGCAAGCAGTGACACACACCTCCACTTTTCTGACCAGAAAGCAACCACAAACTTCGGTCAAAGTGGCAGCTCTCTGCATGTCCATTACACTTGCACTCTTgaagcatacacacatacacacgttaGCACTGCTGAAGTGTACAGAAAGATGCtaatttagagagagagagagagagagagagagaggacaggcagacagacagacagacagaaagaacactcactggcacactgGTGAGCTTCTCCATTTAGGCCACTTGCTGGTCTCCAAGGTTGGTCGTTATAGAGACGATCACATCTCTCACAGTGATCTCCTGCAGTGTGATgccgacacacacacttgccATGCACCTGAAGAGGTGAGACATAAGTCAAATTTATCAATTTATACTTTATTAGCTCTCTATTTTGAGAGGATAAAATGTGTCtctgatattttaaataaattacatgtGAGATGAAGCAAATAACCAAAatggtgatttatttattttctcgaTTTTCTAAATGTTCTTCAAATTTAGCCATTACCGTTTCCTACACATTATCAAACAGCTAACCAAGCTGGGAGGGTGATGGCATTTAAGAACGTGCTAAATGGACAACTGTATATACTGAAATAGACCATTTGTTTGTCTCAGGGCCAAAAATGCACTCTTATCTGCTTTTCCAGCTGAGACTGTGATGCAGCACGATATGGTAACAAAACTGTCATCCCACATTTTGTTGCTCTTTCCACTGCCAAGTGACCCATATTGCCAAGGCTCAGTTTTTGGTGTGCTTTCATACTTTTCGTAACACAAGATGTAGAAACTTGCAAGGCTTACCACTGCTGTGCACAGGTTTACACAAGAAAAGAACATGGGGTTTCAACATTGGGACACAACAGCTTTGCAGACGATATAGTCAATGAATTGAAATCAACTCCCCCCAAAGAGAGTGAAAACGCCTcgtctttctctcatctcaAACAGCCTTGTAAGTGCTTGTAAATGTTCCACATGATGCCACATACAAAGCCGCGAGCTGCACGCTCCCTTACACTCTCAACCTTATGCTCACTGCGTTATGTTGCTTTAAGCCTTTGTGTTGTCTAGCCATCACCTGTGGGAGAGAGACTGGTATCTCCACTGCCCTGTACCCAAACAGATGCCAgcaagaacaaaacaaaatagactagagaataaaaaaaatgcatgagaAAAGCTGGACagctaataatataataatataaatgctaataaaaacattactgtACAGTGTGCAGAAGTCACGTGTTATAAAATGCTAATAAACAAGTGGTGCATGCATCTACGCCTGTATATCATCaacatgaatgaatgcatgCCTTTGTGCTTGGGTTGGtctggagagtgtgtgtatttgtttggtCTGCACTGTTAGATCAAAGTCTGACCCTCCCTGGGTACggtgtttgtgtcagtattTGTCGTTACTGTCTGATTAGAAAAggcaaacaatacaaaatgaatTAGAGAAAGTGGAATGTAATGTTGCCCTTCTCTCTACATGTTTTTCCTCTGTGTATCACGTCCGTTGTTCCTTCGCTCCTTCCTGTCTTTTCTATCTCTTTTCAGATCTTGTCCCTGCTATAAAAAGTTTAGGTTTTCAGTACCGGTACCACAGAATAGGACAAAACTTCGTAACAAataaggaggaaaaaataaacctaaaataaTGTATTAGGTTATGCAAGCAGTTATTTACATAACCATGAGAAATGCCTGTCATAATAGCAAATATACCTACTTTTTATTAACGGGTTAATCATTCctgagcacacacactttattcataCAATGCTCAATTGTATTTGGCATTGCTGACCTGCTGGAGTTGGCTTACATTGCAATGGTAAAAGATCTACTCATGCCTGACCTTTGTTAGGAAGAATATCTTCATGCCTAAAATCAGGTCAGGGCAATAATTCTTACAGTTAAAAATTTAACAagtctccctgtgtctgtctgaggcCTAATTATTGAGGCTTAATAATTTACTAAGTGCCACTTAACATGACAAAACAACATACAAGTAAACATACACGTTCCACTTGGGTCTCCACTCACCACATTGTGGTTACGATTGGGTGTGGCCAGGTAGCCACTGGCTGGCACACACTGATCAGAATGGCCATGGCACAAGCAGGCTCCCTTCAGGATGAAGTCAGAGATGGCATAGGGAACAGTACTGAAGCCAGTATTGCTCTCTTTGAGTTGGCATGGGCATGGCTGGGGCTGCAGCAAGCGCACACGGAGATTGGTAATGCCAAGCTGGGCACGAGCCTCTGTGCTGTAGGGGTTTAATTTGCCCCATGGAGACAGAACACGATATATAACC
Encoded proteins:
- the ntn4 gene encoding netrin-4 isoform X1, with the translated sequence MERWVLFLVLACSAAHSVRSGCENHVCNPRMGNLATGRPMLTDTQCGSDTPEYLCNYDVGSCVPRCEVCHRHAHPPTFMTDSSFTQPRTWWQSAGDAITETLQLDLEVEFYFTHLIVIFHSPRPAAMTVEGSQDFGNTWSTLHLYAHNCSSWFGLKDGFSCTEKYSSPRPCSGGEVIYRVLSPWGKLNPYSTEARAQLGITNLRVRLLQPQPCPCQLKESNTGFSTVPYAISDFILKGACLCHGHSDQCVPASGYLATPNRNHNVVHGKCVCRHHTAGDHCERCDRLYNDQPWRPASGLNGEAHQCAKCKCNGHAESCHFDRSLWLLSGQKSGGVCHCLHNTTGRHCQQCLLGFYRHPERQLTAVNSCTACLCDHVGTESCNPANGDCTCKPGVASPLCDKCMLGYWGFSEYGCRPCHCAGDCDPYTGDCMTGSDHVHNNTLFRLEELFSAMNFQEKCDCKQQSLRNKKIFCIMKYSYALKVRVLAAHDKGSHAEVDVKVLKVLWSSSTLRYMQGTVTLYPESWTIRGCTCPVLYPGKEYLVAGHHDVKKGQLLVNMKSLVKPWRASHSRRVLQLLKTKCT
- the ntn4 gene encoding netrin-4 isoform X2 — translated: MGNLATGRPMLTDTQCGSDTPEYLCNYDVGSCVPRCEVCHRHAHPPTFMTDSSFTQPRTWWQSAGDAITETLQLDLEVEFYFTHLIVIFHSPRPAAMTVEGSQDFGNTWSTLHLYAHNCSSWFGLKDGFSCTEKYSSPRPCSGGEVIYRVLSPWGKLNPYSTEARAQLGITNLRVRLLQPQPCPCQLKESNTGFSTVPYAISDFILKGACLCHGHSDQCVPASGYLATPNRNHNVVHGKCVCRHHTAGDHCERCDRLYNDQPWRPASGLNGEAHQCAKCKCNGHAESCHFDRSLWLLSGQKSGGVCHCLHNTTGRHCQQCLLGFYRHPERQLTAVNSCTACLCDHVGTESCNPANGDCTCKPGVASPLCDKCMLGYWGFSEYGCRPCHCAGDCDPYTGDCMTGSDHVHNNTLFRLEELFSAMNFQEKCDCKQQSLRNKKIFCIMKYSYALKVRVLAAHDKGSHAEVDVKVLKVLWSSSTLRYMQGTVTLYPESWTIRGCTCPVLYPGKEYLVAGHHDVKKGQLLVNMKSLVKPWRASHSRRVLQLLKTKCT